In Lolium rigidum isolate FL_2022 chromosome 7, APGP_CSIRO_Lrig_0.1, whole genome shotgun sequence, the DNA window TCATGACAGAGAATCAGACCTTGTGGGTGTAGGTGACATTAGCAGTGGAAATGTGACTAGACAGCCATACTAAATTCATTAGCGCACTGCCAATCTAGAAGCAAGACAATGCCATGTGAATGTCAAGATTttttaaaagaaatggtaatgcaAAAACAAACACCAAAGCTTCGTGACGGCGTACTATTACCTTTGGTCcacaatataagacgttttgaCAGGTTATTTTAGCCtaacaaaacatcttatatttagaaATGGAGGTAGCACAATGAAATGAAAATTGACATGTTCCAAATGACAGCAACCACCATTGTCACAATATCTGAGTGGTTTTTAATTTTGTCCCTCGCTATCGTAAAATGACAGTTTTTTTTATACTATGAGCTGTTTTATGGTATCTGCAAAAGTTAGCTCTGAGGCATAGTTCCACCTCCAAGGATTGGATGAGAATTAACAACATTAATCAAAAGTTTCGGCTAATATGATACCTGGAGGCAGTTTGATATAGTGCCTCAGGAAAGGTGCATCCAATTGCTAACCGTGAGTCCGTGACATAGCTATTGCAGTCTCTTCTCAGACATTATTATTTTGTGGAGATAATTTGGTCCGGCGTGTTGCAGCAGGCCTCACTACCTTGGTGAATGCTGATCAATATAGTTGTGTTTGGTCTTCATTTTACCTTTCTATCGCAAGGGCAGGTGTTTGGTTTCAGTTCCATTTTTGGTGACACTCATGGAAGCAGCTCACCACTTGATGTATTGTACACATAACTGTACAATTCACTACACTAATCCGCGTTGTATTTATTTGTTTTATTGATATCTTTTTCAAAATTTGAGCATCTTGACAATCTTCCCCAAACTAAAGAACAAAAGAACATGGGTAGTGATTAAAGTAGGCCTTGGCACCGCTACTAAAACCCTACAACAAGAAGAAAAGTATCTTCTTGCCTGCCTGGCTTAACCTTTTCTCTCTACTTGGGACTTTAGGAGCATCCCATCAAGTTAACATTAATCTTGGCTTAAGGAGAGATCCAGCACCATGCATAGTTACTGACTAATCAACCGAGAGATCAATCAATCAAGGAGAGATCAATTAATGGATGGATCAGGCATTCAGGCGCTCCTCTCCATCATCTCGCAGAATCTCTTGAAGGACTCGAGCTTCTGCAGCTTGAGCTGCTTGTGGATCCGGCGGATGAAGACGTCGGCGACGTGGTCGATCTCGTCCTCCAGCCGGAACTCGGCGCCGTCGCCCTCCTTCTCCTTGGCGTCGCGCACCACGTCGATGACCGACCCGGGCGCGTTCAcgagctcgtcgtcgtcgtcgtcttccccgCGGAAGAGCGAGTGCGTCaggtactcgtcgtcgctgtcctcctcctcctcttcttccgccTGGGCGTCGTCGACGTCGCGCTCCGTCACGTAGCTCGGCGCGGTGTAGGGAACGATGGCCTTCTTGCTGCCGTCGCTGTCGTCTGCTTCCTGGGCGGCGCTGGTGCTGCCGTGGGCGTCGTCCTGGTGGCCCATGATGGCGTGGATCTTGTGGTTGATGGCGCTGACGAGGAGCTTCTTGTTGCGGAGGAtgccgaggacgaggaggcgcgTCTTGAGGGTGCTCGTCTTGGCGCGCACCGCCGTCGACTTGGCCTTGACCACGGCCACGATGGTCGACAGCATCTGCTTCAGGAACATGGACGCCTTGCTCTTCATCTCTGCTGCTCGCGCTAGCTCGCAACGACGAAGCTGGCAGCTGTGCCTGTGTGTTGCCGGGAGATTAGCTGCGGGTGTGTTAGTTCTACTAGCTTGTACAGTGTATGGTATGTGTGCATTTGATGCTTGGGCATGGAGTTTTTCCGGTGGGATGCCATGGGTATATATAGCCCATCTTGGGGCCGAGGTGGGAGTGAGCAAGAGCAAGTGGATGTCCTAGAAGTTTCAGCATCACACGAAAGCAGGTTTACAATCAAGCTAAGGCATGGTCATGAGGAAAATGGATATATTAACCGGTCTCTGTAACAAAAGCTGCTGCTAGCCAAAAGCAAAAGCGACTAAAGATGGATGGTGGGAATGCATGCATATAAAAGTGTtagtagtaatttttatttttcctAGCATACTAATGAAATGGGCAGAGCGGCTGTCTTTTGCTTAAAAGAAGAGCCAGAGGTGGAGATTAACACTCTACTACTATTGATCCATGCATGGTAAATGGTTGTGGTGATGAGTGCATGTATGCACCGATTTGATTGTCTTGTGATTGATTTGGGATTTGAATATGTACTagtacctccgtttcaaaaaataagacttttttttttttggaaagtcaAACCATTAGAGAGGTGGTACAATGTTTTAAGTATAGAGCATCTTTTGCAGGCAGATGGTACAATGTTTGCCTCacaattttttcgataaaaacTCAAATTAACAATGTTTGCCTCACCATTAGCAGTAGCACCGTCTCTACACCCATTCTATTTTCAAACTCCAATTTGAAAGAGCCTTATATGTCAGAATAAATATCATATTAACAATCTGTTTGAACTTGTCTATTTCATTCAAAGTTTCACAAAGTttttgaagttaattttcaaatactgttaaaaatatatttaatattgGTCTTGTTTTTAAGCTCTCTTCGCTAGAAGCCTAAAATTTTATACGCTTTTCAAAGTGGGGTTATGGTTTAAATggtatagaagtttcaagtttatgAACTAGATCATCTAAAGTGAAAATGGATAGAGAAGAAAACCGATGTAACTAAGCAAAATGAAGAAGACAAGAGACGCCGGGCATGCACGCTATATCCCGTGCATGGAAAAATCCCGGACTCGGCGACTTACCAATGTTTGCCTCACCATTAGCAGTAGCACCATCTCAACACTAAAGTAGATACACAAAACACAATGAAACATCATGATGTACTGCAAAACACACTGAAGCCTAATAGAACAACACTAAAGTAGATACACGGATTTACACTTTCGCTATCTAATAAATCTATCGAACTTGTCTAATACAATTCTAAAGCATTGCGAACCACATTCAAACATGATCATGCATGATAAACCCTCTATGAAACTACAAAATATTGTGTCTCTAAGTTGTGGATACTATGGTTTTTGTTTGACCATTACGTTAGGATCTGAACTCGAATTTTATGTTTGTTTTTCATCTTTAcattaatatattttatggttCGAGTTCTAAGTCAGTTGCCACAATTATTATCTTACTCTGTTGAACCAGATCGTTTGAAACGCAGTGAAGAAGTTGTTCAAAACAATATTTCGCTGGGTTCCATAATTTTTTTCAAAGTTTCATAAAGCTTCTAAAGTTGATTTTCAAATGTTGttataaatatatttaatattggTATTGTTTTTAAGCTCTCTTCGCTAGGAACCTAAATTTTTATTCGCTTTTCAAAGTGGATTTCTGGTTTAAATgctatagaagtttcaagtttaagaACTAGATCATCTAAAGTGAAAATGGCTAGAGAAGAAAACTGATGAGACTAAGCAAAATGAAGAAGACAAGAGAAGGTGGGCATGCAGTTGCACGTTATATATCCGTGCATGGTAAAAACCTGGAGTCGACGAGTTATGTGTCATGAGATGGTACGGTATATATGTTCCCAGGCACCAATAATGCTGGCGGCACCTCGTGCGTAACAGTTGTCAAATGTTGGTGCAAGCCTTCCGTTCCTTtcctttgaaagaaaaaaaagccTTGCGTTCTTTCGTGAGTATGGTTTGCTTATTTGTGTAAGAAAGTTCATGGTGAGGTGTACGTGGGTACTACTAGTAGTAGGCAAGTTTGTGGCTTTTGGAGTTAGTGCGCTCATTGTGAGGTGCTCAAATTGTGACCTTGTAGGCTACTGGTAGCCAGTTTATCTTATGCATCGACGCATGGTTTTTTATTTCTTATTTGTAACTTCATCTCGCTAGTGATATCGCGTCATCGCAATGCCAACAGATAACTGAATCACGACCAGAGGATGCAAATTATCTGGTTCAGATTCACCTTTCTTCACGATAAGGGAGGTGAACTATTTTCCAGCAGTTTCCGATATATATAATAGCAGAAATATTATACAGATAGCTTCAAGCTGGAATTCGAAAAGCCCCCACTGAATCGATGCAGCAATTGCTTGCAGAAGGGCAAGTACGATCTTGTTTGGTAAAATGACCAGCTGCTTCTCTAACGTACACAGGGAACGACTAGTATACTGATCTTCCCAGTAACGAGATCGATGCATGGCTGCATGTGGGAATCCTTCGCCGCTAAGGTTCCTGTTGGAAAAGCAGCTAGCAGGCGCCTCTCCAAGCTGTCATCCATGGAATCGAATCGGGTGACCACGCGCGGACCACGGCATGCAGGAGCTAGGCAGCCGCACCGTCGCAACCGCGCCGTATCCGCTCCGTGTTTTCCACTCGGTCTACGTACTGCAAGTGATGATttgatactactactactttaTACGCAGGCACCGACCACAAGGTTGGCCACAAAGCAAAGCTGGCCAGATCAAAGCGACCTGCGATAAGCACAACTTTATGTGCCAAAGCTCGGATCGACAGTACAATGTGCAGACATCTTGTTTGTGTGTGTCACTGTGTCCCATATATTAAGCGTCAGAATCCGGACACTACAAATAAGCCTCTACAAAGAGAAATGCTTGACCGTCAGAAGAACTGAAAACATAAATTTTAACCCTGATTTAAGCTCTACAGAGGTCAGTACTACCACTCTATCAACGACGAAATTAGTCAGGTATAGTACTGTAGTATATTTTcctccacttttttttttgaaacgaatgCACAAGTTGTTGGGTTTGGTAAGAAGAATATTCTGCTGGTctaaaagaaaggaaagaaaaacggATTTGCTAATTCTCAGAGAATTAGCTTAGGGCTCAGTAGATTTTTAAACCATTCGATTTTCATTATGTTTTAGGATTCGTATTTGTCCCAGTTTGGCGTCGTTGGCCTCTTATTGCGTTTTGCTGGGCTTTTGGTCTATCGTTTACTCGGCCGGGTTCTTTTAGTTGTCGTTAATTTTTGGCGAACGCTGGGCGTCGGTCGCTGGATCGTCACCCCATAATCGGTTGTCCTCCACACCATCGGATCATCATCGAACGTCCAGAATCAGTCGCATTAGGAAATTTACATTATAGCCCCCAGTTTATGGAGAATCAACCCGCAGTACTATATTTCTCAGATAATAGTTTAAATGTAGTTTTACATTTGCCACCCTCCTTTTTTGGAAACCAACCCGCAGTACAGAtacttgatggcgtgcaagacacacgtccgttgggaaccccaagaggaaggtgtgatgcgtacaacaacaaattttcccccagtaagaaaccaaggttatcgaaccagtaggagtcaaggaacacgtgaaggttgttggtgacggagtgtagtgcggcgcaacaccagggatttcgacgccaacgtggaacctgcacaacacaatcaaagtactttgccccaacgtaacagtgaggttgtcaatctcaccggcttgctgtaaacaaaggattagatatatagtgtggatgatgatgtttgtttgcgaagaacagtaaagaacagagtttgcagtagattgtatttcagatgtaaagaatggaccggggtccactgttcactagtggtgtctctcccataagataaatagcatgttggatgaacgaattacagttgggtaattgacaaataaagaaggcataacaatgcacatacatatatcatgatgagtactatgagatttaatcagggcattacgacaaagtacatagaccgctatccagcatgcatctatgcctaaaaagtccaccttcaggttatcatccaaaccccttccagtattaagatgcaaacaacagacaattgcattaagtatggtgcgtaatgtaatcaacccaaatatccttagacaaagcatcgatgttttatccctagtggcaacagcacatccacaaccttagaactttctgtcactgtcccagattcaatggaggcatgaacctactatcgagcataaatactccctcttggagtcacaagtatcaacttggctagagcctctactagcaacggagagcatgcaagaacataaacaacatatatgatagattgataatcaacttgacatagtgatgtctacgggagcttctattcttgtagacagtgttgggcctccaagagcagaggtttgtagaacagcagcaagtttcccttaagtggatcacccaaggtttatcgaactcagggaggaagaggtcaaagatatccctctcatgcaaccctgcaaccacaaagcaagaagtctcttgtgtccccaacacacctaataggtgcactagttcgacgaagagatagtgaaatacaggtggtatgaataaatgcgagcagtagcaacggcaccagaaaagtactttgctgtccaggactggtgtgtggttgatggtggtaatattgcggaaagtagagatgcagtaaaacagtaaacaagcagcgatagcagtatttaggaacaaggcctaaggatcatattttcactagtggacactctcaacattgatcacataacagaataaatagatagatgctagactctacaccctcttgttggatgatgaacaccactaatcgtgtaggattacacgaaccctcaatgccggagttaacaagctccacaatattcaatgttcatatttaaataaccttagagtgcataacagatcaacataaccaaaccaagtactaacatagcatgcacactgtcaccttcacactacgaaaggaggaataggtcacatcaataccatcatagcaatagttaacttcataatctacaagagatcataatcatagcctacgccaagtactacacgatgcacacacctgtcaccattacaccgtgcgggaggaataaactactttaataacatcactagagtagcacacgtgatatattgtgatacaaaacacattgcaatcataaagatatataaataagcacttcactatgccattcataatagtgaataagtattctgtgaaatatagcctaagagacccacacggtgcacacactgtcacctttacacacgtgggacaaggagtctccggagatcacataagtaaaatccacttgactagcataatgacatctagattacaagcatcatcatatgaatctcaatcatgtaaggcagctcatgagattattgtattgaatcacataggagagagattaaccacatagctaccggtacagccccgagcctcgatggagaactactcctcctcatgggagacaagcagcgttgatggagatggcggtggtgtcgatggaggagccttcgggggcacttccccgtcccggcggcatgccggaacggagactcttgtcccccggatcttggcttcgcgatggcggcggctccggaaggttttctccggtttcgtcgaacgtgatagggttttcgcgacggaggctttaaataggcggaagggcaaggtcggaggggtccggggccaccggacactagggcggcgcgccctcctcgggccgcgccgccaccatgtgtgggccccctgtggcccctctcgacggttctcgggtgttcggaagctccggggattctaagatcttcggtgttgatttcgtccgattccgagaatatttccttactaggatttcgaaaccaaaaacagcgagaaaacaggaaccggcccttcggcatctcgtcaataggttagttccggaaaacgcataataatgacataaagtatgcataaaacatgtagatatcatcaataatgtggcatggaacataagaaattatcgatacgtcggagacgtatcagcatccccaagcttagttcgtgctcgtcccgagcaggtaaacgataacaaagataatttcggagtgacatgccatcataaccttgatcatactattgtaaacacatgtaatgaatgcagcgatcaaaacaatggtaatgacatgagtaaacaactgaatcataaagcaaagacttttcatgaataatactttcaagacaagcatcaataagtcttgcataagagttaaatcataaa includes these proteins:
- the LOC124679044 gene encoding uncharacterized protein LOC124679044; translated protein: MKSKASMFLKQMLSTIVAVVKAKSTAVRAKTSTLKTRLLVLGILRNKKLLVSAINHKIHAIMGHQDDAHGSTSAAQEADDSDGSKKAIVPYTAPSYVTERDVDDAQAEEEEEEDSDDEYLTHSLFRGEDDDDDELVNAPGSVIDVVRDAKEKEGDGAEFRLEDEIDHVADVFIRRIHKQLKLQKLESFKRFCEMMERSA